The genomic interval TGCGTGTTTTGATATCGCTCTCATTCCCAACGTCTCTCAGGAACCTGTACCTGCTGTGGAATCAACGGCACATTGGGGATACCCTGCTGCACTGCACAGAATGGGGCAGCTTGTAAATCTGCTGTTTGAGGGTCTGTAATTTTCATTCATGGTACTTACATCTGCTTGCTCCAGAAAAAGGGATGTTGGATCAAGTCTCTCAGCAGGTTCTCAACTGGGCTTCCTTCATCAGGGAAGACCAGACTTTCCCTAAGGTCTGCAATCTCCACATAGTCCTGCACATCCTCTGGACAACTTGCATCCAAATCGTCTCTATAATTTTCCTCAAAGGGGACCTTACCCACTGTTACAACATACAGGACCAGCCTTCTGAGCGCCTGAGTATGAGAACAAATGGCTGTTTCACTCCAGGGCACACAACCTCCCACCAAagagaaacagagacagagaaaCTATCTTCTGAAATCAGCACTCTGAGTGTGTGTacgtatgtgtgtatgtgtatggcaGCAATTACTTCATGAAGTGTTTGTATTAGAGAGCCCACCACACTGAAAGCGTAGAGCAAAATCAGGAAGTGACTTCCAGGAGTCAGAGAAAATCTTCGTTCCTAATCACTCTCACTTCCTTGTACTGTGGTCTCTTGTGCTATCAGAATTTCCAGAAACCAAGCTGTTATACATTTCCTTTTGAATATGCAGGAAGATCAGTTGATTCACcccaagaaagcaaagaaaataaatgaatagaaaGAAGGAAGCAAAAGACAAAGGGTGTGAGGGGTAATCGGAAACATAATATTGGTTTAATGGAAAGTTACCTTCAGGTCTTTGATTATAACATCATCCTTCTGTCCTTCACTCAATCTTTTGCTCTTATCAAAATCTGCTAAGCGAACTTTACCAGCAGCATCTGACAAAATAACAGGAATAGTTAAGCCTGTTGTCTGTCTGTGTGTTATGCTCCTTTTCTCTGGTACCTAGTTGAATTATTCGCATGACCCCAGAATTCTCTGGTAGATTATTCAGTGGGATGACCTGATCTCTCAGTAGGAGGGCAAAACTAATGTGATACTTACGGCTGCTGTACTACATGAGCAATAATGCACACACATCCTCTCTGTGCATAAAGATCTCTACATTGTGACATATACGGTCAGCTCTATAATGCCTCGCTTTCTCAACTATGAGCAATAGGAGAATAGAATAAGAATGATAAGAACACACAAGCTAACCTATCAAAATATTACGTGGGTGTAGATCCTGATGGCCAAATCCAAACATGTGTAGTTCTTGAACTGCCTCAAAGAGTGTCTTAAGAACACCCTTGCAATTCATTTCATTCTCTGATGCACTCAGGTGTTCTTCAAGGTTCTTCTCACAGAGCGAGAGGCACAAGTACAGGCAGGGTTTCTTTTCCTCAGCACCAAAAAGCTTTACTAAATGGTTGCTGGTCAGACATTGTTCAAGGCACATTTTCTCTTCTTTAGCAGTTTCTGTGCCAATGCAGAATATTTTCACAGCCACCTCTTTCCCATCATAGAGTCCCAGGTAGATGCCCCCTTGGGAGGTTCTCTGAATCCTGAAATCATTATGTTGGAGGATTTTAAGTTTTCCAATCATAGGACGATACATGTTGTAGAGAACCTTCAGCTGCTCTCCCCAGCGTTTGCTGGTGGGTTCCCAATCTTGAGGTTGACTTGGACCAGCCTTGGCGCCGTACTGGCGAAGAAGATCTGCCATTTTCTTATTGTATTTCCTATTGACAATCCCAATAAGGTCCCCAAGGTCAGTCCTTGCCCCCCTTTCACACAGTAGCTTTGCTATTTCATAATCGTTTTTCTCTACAGCGATCATCAGTGCTGTTTTGCCCTCTCTGTCAGCATCATTGATGTCAACTTCATTCTTCTCCAATAAAGCTTTCACCAAATCCAGACTTCGCATCTCGACTGCCAGGATGAGGGTAGTTTTCCCATGTTCATCTCTTCTGTTCACGTCAACACCACAATCCAGCAGGAAAAGAACTATCGGGAGAATTGACTCCCTTGTTTTGTTATCACTTGGAAGGAAGGCATGGATTAAAGCATTCCTGTCCTGGTTGTCACAGATGTTAATGTCAGCCTTCATCTCACTGACAAGAATGTTTACGACTGAGAGGTGGCCCTCCCTGGCAGCATCCATCAGGGCTGTTGCCCCCCCTTTATTCAGTGTCCTTTTCTCCTCGTTAACCACCCTCCGCAAATTCACATCTGCCCCATTACTGTACAAGAATCTTAAGGCATCTTCATTCCCATACCAAGCAGCCTCCATAAAAGCTGTGAAACCATTGTCATCATACTCATTGATTTCTGATCCCTTAGAAAGGAAGAGCTCTAAAAGTCTCACATTTCCCACTATCCCTGCTACAAGAAAGGGCGTGGCACCGTTTTTCTTCCTAGCACACGGATCAGCACCCTTCTCCAGCAGAAGATCAACGATCTCTTCCTGATCATCCTGTACAGCGCTGTGCAGAGGTGTCCAACCACCTTCTACCTTGGAATTAACATCTGCTCCTTCCTCCAACAGCTGCCGGACTGTCTCTAGTGAATGGTTTCGGACAGCATTGTTTAGCAGAGAGGGTTTGTCTGCTGCTGTTTCATTTCTGGAGGTCGATACCTCCTCCTGGCTGTTACCAGTGGCCTCCATGACTGTTAAGATAAGTGGCTGTGCTCTTGTTCTGTGTCCCTTTCAAATGGAGATTCTTCAATAGAATGTACTTCCTGGGCTCTCCTTTAAGATGGAAGGCACGGATTGGTCAGTGCCTTTGTTCTCGGCACATGAATGGAGTTTTGCTCATGAAGTACACCAGCACTATCCGGCTCCAAGGGCTCCATGCTTCACATATTCCACCTGATTagcaaagagagaaaacaaacctATTTACTGACTCTTAAGACTTTACAGGTGTGCTTGATAGGCGAtagttaaggctacattttagacacaggtatttttagtaaaagccatgGTCAGgccatgggcagtaaacaaaaattcacgtcccgtgacctgtccataacttgtactatacccctgactaaatcttgggagtcctgcgggtgctggcgGGGGGGCCATGGGTGGTCATGGGCGGGGGGGCCATGGGTGGTCATGGGCGGGGGGGCCATGGGTggtcagggggggtgggggtggtcagggggtaCTGGGGTGGGGCCTGCAGAGGCTCGGGGGGGCAGCCTTGGGGGCATCGCAAATGCTCGGGGGGGACAGCAGGTGAGCAGGGGGGGGCCTGCAGGTGCTTGGGAGGGTGGCTCAGGGGGGCactgtgagtgctgggggggcggcGCAGGGGGAACTGAGAGTGCTGGGGTGAGAGtagcccgggacccctgctggtgctgggggacgGGGAGGGTTGGCAGGATTGGCAGTCTCCCTACCCTGCTTctcagaagcagcaacatgtccctccccAAGCTCCTAGCGCTgctagctccgcagctcccattggccaggaaccacagccaatgggagctgcaggggtggtgcctgtgg from Malaclemys terrapin pileata isolate rMalTer1 chromosome 8, rMalTer1.hap1, whole genome shotgun sequence carries:
- the LOC128842152 gene encoding 2-5A-dependent ribonuclease-like; protein product: MEATGNSQEEVSTSRNETAADKPSLLNNAVRNHSLETVRQLLEEGADVNSKVEGGWTPLHSAVQDDQEEIVDLLLEKGADPCARKKNGATPFLVAGIVGNVRLLELFLSKGSEINEYDDNGFTAFMEAAWYGNEDALRFLYSNGADVNLRRVVNEEKRTLNKGGATALMDAAREGHLSVVNILVSEMKADINICDNQDRNALIHAFLPSDNKTRESILPIVLFLLDCGVDVNRRDEHGKTTLILAVEMRSLDLVKALLEKNEVDINDADREGKTALMIAVEKNDYEIAKLLCERGARTDLGDLIGIVNRKYNKKMADLLRQYGAKAGPSQPQDWEPTSKRWGEQLKVLYNMYRPMIGKLKILQHNDFRIQRTSQGGIYLGLYDGKEVAVKIFCIGTETAKEEKMCLEQCLTSNHLVKLFGAEEKKPCLYLCLSLCEKNLEEHLSASENEMNCKGVLKTLFEAVQELHMFGFGHQDLHPRNILIDAAGKVRLADFDKSKRLSEGQKDDVIIKDLKALRRLVLYVVTVGKVPFEENYRDDLDASCPEDVQDYVEIADLRESLVFPDEGSPVENLLRDLIQHPFFWSKQIRYRFLRDVGNESDIKTRNTKHHNNESEILKALNWDEHPLQQWTEQIDKLVLDSMLNPFNNNNKNQNKNKNKKKQYENYVTDLLKFIRNMGEHFDEKEEKVKEIIKEPSEYFLNLYPELTVYVYKCLRSIQHHRHFPSPQSLSQL